A single window of Drosophila suzukii chromosome 3, CBGP_Dsuzu_IsoJpt1.0, whole genome shotgun sequence DNA harbors:
- the LOC108011780 gene encoding transcription termination factor 2: MAPDKSQSPYPRSVSPPCCSSSAIRSLNNSSCEYENSPCYPMETSSSSEDNENHERSRIMQDQTAVHLTDTSDEISDQQAPDDPDLELSSEYANNAGAIFVSASEYSEKKSQIDQLVQKMLAMEQQQRQLEESGSSNEELCDLKVRLGKLNARLEALGDFLDTLRVQEDQPVVKIKDEPELIEQIEQPRWANLYSGLNRFRHKAKHTSAEFYQHKSNIIASLKTLYEPSEPSPTIDDIEKQPELLMVRLLKHQQAGLKWMQFRERQKICGGILADDMGLGKTLSMIALILASQETKNKKREDKQRALKLKWTQEFNRMKTKKVPKFRMFDDEEESEEEKYEPPEKRLCQDSTKNSSKFRILDGEEEAAEREEKVKTPEKATEPDVFSSDEEEEHVNVRYPSANTLVVCPMSVMCQWAQEVSTKVAPNGLKVLTFHGPNRHEVGIEGFRSYDLIITSYNLLISELKRYGNASLLFAVHWNRVILDEAHIIRNVRTSGCSSVCQLRARCHWALTGTPVQNRAIDVFALLRFLEVPNFRDLQQWKKYLNEGMRGHRRLNFIIKPLMLRRTKKQLQESGDMPALPPLKVELICVQLSEPEMAVYQILSAISKKIFTQFLRQREQGNSDLNYYALERTPQFMEESFDTKYTEIYHRFLKSLGYNPGAKIKGIVILVLLLRLRQFCCHPGLMLGMLCGAMTAEDVHNVRVDASDVEGSLKMDVLAELDKYDQPANEEDPFDEEDGLSRNRNVKLEDVKVEKDHFEEVKEEIMPWDMEEEQSSGSSNNPLDAARALKLLNPQNPIFEFERPSAKLKLVLDKLEELLTGTNDKIIVTSQWLSYLSIIRKRLQEQSWETLDFTGQLCAKDRELVLRDFNANNDKRVLLLSLTAGGVGLNLNVANHMIMVDLHWNPQLERQAQDRIYRYGQKKPTFIYRYMCQDTVEQRIKALQDYKLEIAKVVLPEEEGGVSRRGGGGLNLAELKKLFSM, from the exons ATGGCGCCAGACA AGTCGCAAAGCCCGTATCCAAGATCTGTTTCGCCGCCCTGCTGCAGCTCATCGGCGATCCGCAGCCTAAATAACTCATCATGTGAGTATGAAAACTCTCCGTGCTATCCTATGGAAACGTCTTCGTCATCGGAAGATAACGAAAACCACGAACGATCACGTATCATGCAAGATCAGACAGCCGTCCACTTGACAGACACTTCTGATGAAATTAGCGATCAGCAGGCTCCAGATGACCCCGATCTTGAGTTGTCCAGCG AATACGCAAATAATGCGGGTGCCATTTTCGTCAGCGCATCGGAGTATTCCGAAAAGAAGTCGCAAATCGATCAGCTGGTACAGAAGATGCTCGCAATGGAGCAACAGCAGCGACAGCTGGAGGAGAGTGGATCCAGCAACGAGGAACTCTGCGATCTAAAAGTGCGGCTAGGGAAGCTCAATGCCCGCCTGGAGGCACTCGGCGATTTTTTGGACACGCTGCGTGTACAAGAGGATCAGCCGGTGGTCAAGATCAAGGATGAGCCCGAGCTGATTGAGCAGATCGAACAGCCCCGGTGGGCCAATTTGTACTCTGGCCTAAACCGCTTTCGCCACAAGGCCAAGCACACTTCCGCAGAGTTCTATCAGCACAAGAGCAACATAATCGCCAGTCTGAAG aCCCTCTATGAGCCCTCAGAGCCAAGTCCTACGATCGATGACATAGAAAAGCAACCTGAACTCCTTATGGTGCGCCTACTGAAACACCAGCAGGCTGGCTTGAAATGGATGCAGTTCCGCGAGCGGCAGAAGATCTGTGGAGGAATCCTGGCCGACGACATGGGCCTAGGCAAGACATTGAGTATGATCGCCCTGATCTTGGCTTCACaggaaacaaaaaacaaaaaacggGAAGACAAGCAGCGGGCCTTGAAGTTAAAGTGGACCCAGGAGTTTAATCGAATGAAAACTAAAAAGGTCCCTAAATTTCGTATGTTTGATGATGAAGAGGAGTCCGAGGAAGAAAAGTACGAGCCACCAGAGAAGCGATTATGTCAGGACAGTACTAAGAATAGCAGTAAATTTCGAATTCTCGATGGTGAAGAGGAGGCTGCAGAAAGGGAAGAAAAGGTCAAGACGCCAGAGAAGGCTACCGAACCAGACGTTTTCAGTTCAGATGAAGAAGAGGAGCACGTTAACGTTCGCTATCCCTCGGCGAACACATTAGTCGTATGCCCCATGAGCGTCATGTGCCAGTGGGCCCAGGAAGTGTCCACCAAAGTGGCTCCCAATGGCCTTAAGGTGCTGACATTTCACGGACCTAATCGCCATGAGGTCGGGATAGAGGGCTTCAGAAGCTACGATTTAATCATCACCTCGTACAATCTCTTAATAAGTGAACTGAAGCGATATGGAAACGCTTCCCTGCTCTTCGCCGTTCACTGGAACCGGGTTATCCTCGACGAGGCCCACATCATTCGGAACGTACGTACCAGTGGCTGTAGCTCAGTTTGCCAGCTACGAGCCCGTTGTCATTGGGCCTTGACAGGAACTCCTGTCCAGAATAGAGCCATCGATGTGTTTGCCCTGCTGCGCTTTCTGGAGGTACCGAATTTTCGTGACCTACAGCAGTGGAAAAAATACCTGAATGAAGGCATGCGCGGCCACCGCCGGCTAAACTTCATTATTAAACCGCTAATGCTGCGCAGGACAAAAAAACAGTTGCAGGAATCCGGTGACATGCCTGCACTGCCACCTCTAAAGGTTGAATTAATATGCGTGCAGCTGTCGGAGCCGGAAATGGCGGTGTACCAGATCCTATCCGCCATCTCCAAGAAGATCTTTACACAGTTTTTGAGGCAACGCGAGCAGGGCAACAGTGACTTAAATTATTATGCCCTGGAAAGGACTCCACAGTTTATGGAGGAATCATTCGACACAAAGTACACTGAAATCTATCACAGATTCCTAAAATCACTGGGCTACAATCCGGGAGCTAAGATCAAGGGCATCGTTATCCTGGTGTTGTTGCTACGTTTGCGACAGTTCTGCTGCCATCCGGGTCTAATGCTTGGG ATGCTGTGTGGTGCCATGACCGCCGAAGATGTCCATAACGTGAGGGTGGACGCTTCAGATGTGGAGGGTTCGCTCAAGATGGATGTCCTTGCGGAACTGGACAAGTACGATCAACCTGCTAACGAAGAGGATCCGTTTGACGAGGAGGACGGTCTCTCAAGAAATCGAAATGTCAAACTGGAGGACGTAAAAGTTGAAAAAGACCACTTCGAAGAAGTTAAGGAAGAGATTATGCCGTGGGATATGGAGGAAGAACAATCATCGGGCAGTTCTAATAATCCGTTAGATGCTGCCAGAGCTCTTAAGCTGCTTAATCCCCAGAATCCCATCTTTGAATTTGAACGTCCTTCTGCAAAACTAAAGCTAGTCCTTGATAAGCTTGAGGAGCTACTCACGGGTACTAATGACAAAATTATTGTTACTTCTCAGTGGCTGAGCTACCTTAGTATTATCCGTAAGCGTCTGCAGGAACAGTCGTGGGAAACACTTGACTTTACTGGCCAGTTATGCGCCAAAGATCGCGAGCTGGTACTGCGAGACTTTAACGCCAACAATGACAAGCGGGTTCTCCTGCTTTCCCTCACCGCAGGCGGAGTGGGACTGAATCTCAATGTGGCCAATCATATGATAATGGTGGACCTCCATTGGAACCCGCAGCTCGAGCGACAGGCTCAGGATCGCATTTATCGATATGGTCAAAAGAAGCCTACCTTCATTTACCGCTACATGTGTCAGGACACCGTGGAGCAGCGAATTAAGGCGCTGCAGGATTACAAGCTAGAGATTGCCAAAGTAGTGCTTCCCGAGGAAGAAGGAGGAGTGTCCAGACGCGGTGGCGGTGGTCTTAACCTCGCGGAGCTAAAGAAACTGTTCTCGATGTGA
- the LOC108016091 gene encoding transcription termination factor 2-like → MMGDSDKLQFSLEMSGNNLEMSYLASEDSQLLRTLLNDVEAPSEPSPAPPPYLSQVASENSQLLNTLLNDVQAPEEPNQGPPPFPSQMATQRGVRVPSGPPPTYVRHSPEAPPLTQQLPTNSFENVWQPSSNFFRFGHQYHELLPPNVKIYEMAFKTKEELYMWYNKLCQTVGQEAANNFADMIRKFWELFHQYRQYPMWCPQGQPQSVDPLPPLVSFNQPLVLTNHPGLPPSNSLNGVDFHHVKMQQTDQSLNPHSISYAGGGLIDHKPYNNHHNNGVLSNKNISVSLYRVQSLVENGIADENNVYKNTHQLKTGVPLIGAQLQSNNSLVDLSPKGTGSVPGLIYYKSNTAKEIHDVNLFQATTPIDLKNESFRRFPLGAIVQSSKAGVQFGANTELQGSLNAPMMKSPNESYTLASVSVPQYSTVQPFQQCLKTLHNSMKSSPSAVSLVKRPAIFMVDLMKHQHSAVKWAQFREHQNICGGILADDMGLGKTLVMIALMLADKRMELAREKENEPPVKRVCLNSQAVVCSSTVLQGHSTTDDYHSAGTLVVCPKSVMPQWAQEVASKVAPGAIKVLVLHENNRHAIRLEVVRSFDLIITSYNLLLSELKRFGKSSPLFAVHWNRVILDEAHIIRNEKSRAGISVCHLRARSRWALSGTLVQNRAIDMLALLRFLQVPHFQHLQQWKRYLSQDVLAKRRLNSIITPLILRRTKQHLQEIGDMPALPPLKVELICVQLSEPEMAVYQILSAICKRIFTEFLRQFENYSEDRSPQFINEIFDAKYSKIYLGFLKLFNYDPAVKIKGLVILVLLLRLRQFCCHPGLLLGMLSGLKTAEDVQSFGTAASNAESQLKMELDQKFPKFDELTDKEDTIIEKGSVEINENVFLDNIKDEIGHLKFEIQNMVDKQPACSTSGNPLDSAQALKQLNPQNSIFQIERSSAKLKLVIEKVEEILTGTNDKIIIISHWNHYLAIIRKCLQNKSWNPHYFTGLLSTKSRELVLQDFNASHDKRILLLSLSAGGLGLNLNVANHMLFVDLHWNPQLERQAQDRIHRYGQQKPTFIYRYMCQDTVEQQIVELQENKLAKMELPEIEEDMSERDFGCLNLADLKKLFLLDNKSEM, encoded by the exons ATGATGGGCGACAGCGATAAGTTACAGTTTTCGTTGGAAATGAGTGGCAATAACCTAGAAATGTCTTATTTGGCGTCTGAGGATTCCCAATTGTTGAGGACGCTGCTTAACGATGTGGAAGCGCCATCAGAACCCAGCCCAGCACCACCGCCATACCTTTCGCAGGTGGCGTCGGAGAATTCCCAATTGTTGAACACGCTGCTCAACGATGTCCAGGCGCCAGAAGAACCTAACCAAGGACCACCGCCGTTTCCCTCGCAGATGGCCACTCAAAGGGGCGTCCGTGTGCCCAGTGGACCACCACCTACTTATGTGCGCCACAGCCCAGAAGCACCACCTTTGACACAACAGCTTCCAACTAATTCTTTCGAGAATGTTTGGCAACCCTCGTCAAACTTCTTCAGATTTGGCCATCAGTACCACGAGCTACTGCCCCcaaatgtaaaaatatatgaaatgGCTTTCAAAACAAAGGAAGAGCTGTACATGTGGTACAATAAACTATGCCAAACTGTGGGCCAGGAGGCTGCTAACAATTTCGCGGATATGATCCGAAAGTTTTGGGAATTATTTCATCAGTATCGTCAGTATCCCATGTGGTGCCCACAAGGACAGCCGCAATCTGTGGACCCTTTACCGCCTTTGGTGAGCTTCAATCAACCGCTTGTGCTGACAAATCATCCTGGCCTTCCGCCTAGCAATTCTTTAAATGGCGTTGACTTCCACCATGTCAAGATGCAGCAAACTGATCAGTCGCTGAATCCCCACTCCATAAGCTACG CTGGCGGAGGTTTGATCGACCACAAGCCGTACAATAACCATCACAACAATGGAGTCCTGAGCAATAAGAATATTTCAGTGTCTCTGTACCGCGTTCAAAGCCTGGTCGAAAACGGGATAGCGGACGAAAACAACGTTTACAAAAACACACACCAGTTAAAGACGGGAGTCCCTTTGATAGGGGCACAGCTCCAATCCAATAACTCGTTGGTCGACCTTTCGCCAAAGGGTACGGGATCCGTTCCCGGCCTGATATACTACAAATCGAATACGGCGAAGGAGATACACGATGTGAACTTGTTCCAGGCAACGACTCCCATTGATCTCAAAAATGAGTCCTTTAGAAGGTTTCCGCTGGGGGCAATCGTTCAGTCCTCGAAGGCGGGAGTCCAATTCGGTGCCAACACCGAACTGCAAGGATCGCTGAATGCGCCGATGATGAAGAGTCCCAATGAATCTTACACGCTAGCATCTGTGTCAGTTCCCCAGTACTCCACGGTACAGCCATTTCAACAATGCCTAAAG ACCCTCCATAATTCCATGAAGTCCAGTCCATCGGCCGTCAGCTTGGTAAAGCGGCCTGCCATCTTTATGGTCGATTTGATGAAGCATCAACATTCTGCTGTGAAATGGGCGCAGTTCCGTGAGCACCAGAATATCTGTGGCGGAATTCTCGCCGACGACATGGGACTGGGAAAGACTCTAGTAATGATAGCCCTGATGCTAGCCGACAAGCGAATGGAGTTAGCTAGGGAAAAAGAGAACGAGCCGCCAGTGAAGCGTGTATGTCTAAATTCTCAAGCTGTGGTGTGCAGCTCAACGGTATTGCAGGGGCACTCTACAACCGATGACTATCATTCGGCAGGCACATTAGTGGTTTGCCCCAAGAGCGTGATGCCCCAATGGGCTCAGGAAGTGGCCTCCAAGGTGGCGCCGGGTGCCATAAAGGTGCTGGTATTACACGAAAACAACCGCCATGCGATCAGGTTGGAGGTGGTCAGGAGCTTCGATTTAATCATTACCTCGTACAATCTCTTGTTGAGCGAGTTGAAAAGGTTTGGAAAGAGCTCACCGCTTTTCGCCGTTCACTGGAACCGGGTGATCCTCGACGAGGCCCACATCATTCGGAATGAAAAAAGCAGGGCCGGAATTTCCGTCTGCCACCTGCGAGCTCGAAGCCGATGGGCTTTAAGTGGAACTCTTGTCCAGAATCGGGCCATTGATATGCTCGCGTTGTTGCGCTTTTTGCAAGTACCACACTTTCAGCACCTTCAGCAATGGAAGAGGTATTTAAGCCAGGACGTGCTTGCCAAGAGACGGTTGAATTCGATTATTACACCACTAATACTACGCAGGACAAAGCAACACCTGCAGGAAATAGGAGACATGCCCGCCTTACCCCCTCTAAAAGTTGAACTTATCTGCGTGCAGCTCTCGGAGCCAGAAATGGCGGTCTACCAGATCCTTTCCGCCATTTGCAAAAGGATCTTTACCGAGTTCTTGAGACAATTCGAGAACTATTCTGAAGACAGATCTCCCCAGTTCATAAATGAAATATTTGACGCCAAGTACTCGAAGATATACCTCGGATTTCTGAAATTATTTAACTATGATCCGGCAGTTAAGATCAAGGGTCTTGTGATCCTGGTTCTGCTGTTGCGCCTGCGACAGTTTTGCTGCCACCCTGGATTATTGCTTGGG ATGCTGAGTGGTTTAAAGACCGCCGAGGATGTGCAAAGCTTCGGGACGGCGGCCTCAAATGCAGAGAGTCAGCTCAAGATGGAACTCGACCAGAAGTTTCCCAAATTCGATGAACTCACTGACAAAGAAGATACCATCATCGAAAAGGGCAGTGTCGAAATAAACGAGAACGTCTTTTTAGATAACATAAAAGATGAGATTGGACACCTCAaatttgaaatacagaatatGGTTGATAAGCAACCGGCATGTAGTACTTCTGGTAATCCTTTAGACTCTGCCCAGGCTCTTAAACAGCTTAATCCACAAAATTCCATATTCCAAATCGAACGGTCGTCTGCCAAACTAAAGCTAGTCATCGAAAAAGTGGAGGAAATACTTACAGGTACCAACGACAAGATCATAATTATATCTCATTGGAACCACTATCTGGCCATCATTCGTAAGTGTCTGCAGAATAAGTCATGGAACCCACATTACTTTACTGGCCTGCTGAGCACCAAAAGTCGTGAGCTGGTATTGCAGGATTTCAACGCCAGTCATGACAAGAGGATTCTCCTACTCTCCCTTAGCGCTGGCGGATTGGGACTGAATCTCAATGTGGCCAACCATATGCTATTTGTGGATCTCCATTGGAATCCACAGCTGGAGCGGCAGGCTCAGGATCGTATCCATCGATATGGTCAACAGAAACCTACCTTCATATACCGATACATGTGTCAGGACACCGTAGAGCAGCAAATTGTAGAGCTGCAGGAGAACAAGTTAGCCAAAATGGAGCTGCCAGAGATAGAGGAAGATATGTCCGAGCGGGATTTCGGGTGCCTCAATCTCGCGGATCTCAAGAAGCTGTTTTTATTGGACAATAAGTCGGAAATGTGA